cgctctgtcgcccaggctggagtgcagtgtggtgatcacagctcactgcagcctctaccttctgggctcaattgatcctcccatctcattcTTCTGAGTCTGAGGccacagccacatgccaccatgcctggttaatttttgtatttttatttttcacagaaacggtgtctcattatgttgccaggctggtctcatagtcttgggctcaagcgatcctcccaccgtgccccgccatctcccaagtactgggattacaggtgtgagccaccttgcccagccaaaaAGGATTTCTTATCTGTCAATGATACACTGTAAACATATGTACAGGCCACATGATGTCTGGAATTGGCTTTTAAAACTGAGGACGGAAACAAATGGGAGATAATGAAACGAGAATGTAAGAATATTAATCATTGCTGAAGCTGGTGGGCACAGGACATGGGAGCTGCCTGACTATTGTGGGtttggaagttttctttttctttctttctttctttcttttttttttttttttttgagacggagtctcgttcttgttgcccaggctgctagagtgcaatggtgcaattttggctcactgcaatctccacctcccgggttcacgccattctcctgcctcagcctcccaagtagctaggactacaggcgcccgccatctcgccctgctaatttttgtatttttaagcaaagacgggggtttcgccatattgcccaggctggtctcgaactcctgagctcaggcaatcagcccgccttggcctcccaaagtgctatgattacaggtgtgagccttcgCTTCCGGAATTTTTCACACACCCACATTTAAATAGCAAACGCACAGGGGACGAAGGAAGAGCCCCAAAAATCATgcccagggagggaggaggaaaaccaggaggGGCATCTGCCCCTCACTCGGGAGCCCAAATGTCTTCCTTTGGGGAATGGGGACAACTCCGGGGCGCAGGAGCACACCAACATCCATGAACCAGGAAGGACGCTGCTGCTGAAGACCCTGTGAGCCAAACAGACCTGTTCCCGCTGCTGGCGGCCGCGCTGCTCCGAGGCCGCCTGCTGCCCCAGCAGCTCCCGCAGCTGCTCCTCCTCCCGGCGAGCGGCCACTCGCTCCCCAGCCAGCTCACCCCGCAGCAAGGCCACTTCCACCTCCATCTGCGGAGAGAATGCCAGGGCTGGGGGCTCGGACGCCTAGGTCCAAGGAAGAGGCCCAGGGCCTTACCTACCGGATTCGAAGGAAGGATGGACTCCAGGGACCTGAAtttggagggaggaagagaggagggccTAGAATCTGATCCCACCGGAGGAAAAGGCTGAGAGTCCGGCTTTGCGGGTTTCCCTTGAGTTGGGGCCAGGCTTCCCATGGGGTCCGCAGCCTCACCTCGATCCTCAGCTCCTTCCTCTGGCGCTGTAGCTCCTTCACTCGCTGCTCCATTAGGGCCACGCGAGTCAATGCCTCCAGTTGCTGTCCTCGCAGGCGCCGCGCCGCCCCTGGCACCCCTTCCCCCGAAGAGGTGGATGAGTGGGGTGTGGACGCCGTTGCAGTCGGAGGCTTAGCCTCGGGCTGAAGTTGAGGGGGCGTGGTTAAGTGGAGATGCCTCGCCCCCTGCAATCACTAAGTAGGTCTGGTCCCCACCCAACATCCCCCTCTGCGGGTCTCAGTCTACTTACCTAACACAACCACCACTCCCATAATCTGTCGcaggctcttttctttctttcttttcttttttttttgtgtgtgtgtgtgtgtgtgtttttttttgtttgtttgtttgtttgtttgtttttggtcctgagatagggtctcactgactggagtgcagtggcccgattacggctcactgcagcatcgacctcccggactcaagcgatccttctgcctcagcctcctaggtagctgtgactacaggcgcgcatcacACCCCaagctcttttatttatttatttatttatttattatttttattttttggtagagagggggtcatgctatgttgtccaggctggtctccaactcctaggttcaagcgattctcccacctcggcctcccaaagtgctacaggcctgagccaccgcgcccgcctcagcctcctgtattcAAGGTCGGAGTGAGGGAGGGTACAAGTCCAGTGACCACCCAACCACACGGACCACAGAGGCTTGCAATACCCTATGGAGGGTGGGCGGATGTAAAGCCGACTTACGaaaggtttctttttctctattcagGTCCTATTCTCTTGGCCTCACTTTCTGGTAGTGCCTggatctgtctctctgtctctctctgcaccCGACCCCAATCTCTCAGATTCGGTATCTGTCCACTGCCTCTGAATCACTAGATCTTTCTCCCTCGGAGAATGTCCCTCTCTCGaggtttttctctgtttctctgagcATCTCTGCCGGTTATTTCTGGATTTCCCTCTGTCTCGATTCCcctctctctgactctctgtcTCTAGACTCACTGTGTCTCTGTCTTTTTTGGGTCTTTGTCTCTCAGTCTCCatgtctctgggtctctgtctggTTCTTGATCTCTCTGCATCTCTTACTCATTTGGTTCTCTCTGTTCAGTCGTCTCTCCTGTCTCTGGATCCCTctgtctctgagtctctgtctatttggtctctctttctttctctctgtctctccctctttctttctttctctctctctgtgtgtctctttctctctctctctctttctcatgttTAGAGATAGGTtctgctctgtcccaggctggggtgcagtggcgcaatcatagttCACCGCAGCctacaactcctgggctcaagtgatcctcctgcctcagcctcccgagtagctgggattacaggcacgcagcacTGCGCTTGgacaatttctgtatttttcttttacagacggggatttgctatgttgcccagacttgtctcgaactcctgggcttaagcgatcctccccttggcctcccccaagtgctgggattacaggcgtgagccacctatCTGGTTCCTCTATACccgtctctctctgtcgcccgttTGGGTCTTGTCTCCGTTCTTGGGGCCTCCCCGTGGCTCTGTCTATCTGGTTACGTATCTGGTTTCTGTCTGTTTGTGTCTCTGCCTCTTTGGCTCCGTGTCCTGGTGTCTGTCTCTCAGTAGTCTCTGTTATCACTGGGTCTCTTCCCTGTCTCCGGGTCTCTGTCTTTCTGGTTTCCCTCTACCTGTCTACCTGTCCGGCCACCTGCTTGAGTCCCCGTCGGTCCAGGCCACCCGCGCTGTCGCCCTGGAGCCCCTCACCGCGTCGCGGCTGCTCTCAGTGCTGCTGCCTTCTCccacttcttcttcttcctccgcCTGCTGCTCAGCTCCTCCGCGGCTCGAAGGTTCCGCCAGTACCTTGGGGGCCTCCTGTTCCCGGGACTCCTCGGGATAGCCCTGGGGCTGGACCTCCACGTCGCATTCCGAGACCGGCGGCGGCTGGATCCCCGCGGCGGGGCGGCTACGCGTCCCCATGGCAGCTCCGGCTTCTGCGGGGTAGGAGGGACCAGGCGCTCCGGGGGCGGGGCCTAGGAGGGCTGAGCGCCGCTCGCGTCTGCTCCGGGGCGCGGAGAGCCCCCAGGAGGCGGGGCCTAAGAGTTCAAAGGATGGAACTGAGCGTTACGGAGGCGTGTCCTTAAGTTTCCAGAGGCGGGGCTCAATGGTTCCAAGGCGACACGCCCCCAGAGACGGGACCGGAATTTGAGTCCGGGTCGTAGCTCGCCCCCTACTGGCCTGCTCGACCCCGCCTCCCCTCCCTCATCTCCAAGTGTCAGGCCTTGTACCCTCCCAGCAGCCCCCCACAATCTCTTGGACTCGCTTTGAGCGACCCATCTTCTCCCTCCGAGACTCAGCAGTTCGGCTCCTGCCCCGTCCTTCCCGGAGCCCCGTAGTCTTAGTCCCGACCCCACTGTGCAGGGCAACAGCGCCCATGCCGCCTCACCCAGGGGTCCAGGAGTCGGGGCTCCCAGGCTGCCCTTCTCTGAACAAGCCAGGAGTCGGAGTCCTTGAGATTCCGAAGTCCAACCGCCACCACCCCACAGCCTCGGCCCCCTCACCAGCTCAGGCTTCGGCTCGCTCCGCTCTGCGCGCTGGGCACGGCCGCTTCTGCCTATGAGACAGGtggcaggggaagagggaggagagaagccGCCCCGTCCCCCTCCCCAGCAGCCCGGAAGTGGAGGGGGGGACAACAGGTCCAACAGCTCCCGAGGGAGGAGGGAGCCACGGGCTTGCCCCACCCGCGGCTTCGGCATCCGGCCATCCCGGCCCCACCGGCCCCACCCTCGTGGAACTCAGCATCTCGACCTCCCAGTCTCCCTCGATCCCCTCATTCCTGCCCCACTGGAGGAGTCTTGGCTACCGCTGTATGGGCACCTCTCTAATGTCCAGACCCTGGGAGttcagaaaggaaggcaggaatggAGATGGGGACGTCTCCCCTCTAATGAGCCCTTCAGAAGGGCCCTGACCGGTTTGGGGAGCTGGACAAGGGGAAGGGGTGCCCTGAACTGAGTCAGAGACCTGCCTAGAGACTGAGGGAAGTGTACCGCCACCCCCCAACACTTTGCTACGGGGTGGAGGGCGGAGGTTAAAGGTCTCAGCCAGACCCTTTCCTCTCTgggcaaaaacaggaaaataactgGTATATGAAAAGGGATGATTAGAAGTCAAGAGCTGTGCTAAACACTTTATACCTGGTCATTTAATTTCACCCTCAAAGCTGCCCAGTGAGAAAGTGATTACtacctccatttcttttttttagtagacactgggtttctccaggttgcccagactggtcttgaactcctcggctcaaacaacctgcctgcctcggcctcccaaagtgttgagattacaggcgtgagccaccgagcctggcctacTACCTTCATTTTACACTTGGGGATACAAGCTGAGGAGGACAAATGCACCCAAGGTTGGCTGGGCTcagaggctcaggcctgtaatcccagcattttgggaagccgaggcaggtggattgcttgagaccaggagttcaaggccagcctgagtaacatggagaaaccccatctctactaaaaatacaaaaattatgccaggtgtggtggcgcacacctgtcatctcagctactgtggaggctgaggcaggaggatctcttgagcccaggaggtcgagactgcagtgagtcttgaatgtgccactgcactccagcctgggcaacagagtaagaccccatctcacaaaaaaaaaaaaaaaatgtaggcaagATCTACACGTTATAAGCGGTAAAATGCAGGCTTCATTCTCTCAAAAGTCCATGTTCTTAACCATTGTGTATACTGTCACTTCAAGCCAGGAAGTACCCAAAAGATCATTCTAAATGATAGTAACTTTAATGGTGAACACTGATAGGCCACGTGCCAGGCACTCACACACATTGACTCATCAGAGCATCACAACACCCTATTATCATtccttccattttacagataagaaaactaagaccTAGAGAAGTGAAGTACCTTACCCCAGGGCTAAGTGGGAAGTAGCTCAAAAGAAAGGCGGTGTTCTAATCCAAGGTGATGAGAAGACCTGCCCCAGatatctgtttgtttttgatCTTGTGAGTTAGAAATCTTGTGGGCtcccaggccgggcgtggtggctcatgcctgtaatcccagcactttgagaggccgaggcaggtggatcacgagatcaggagatcaagatcatgctggctaacacagtgaaaccctgtctctactaaaaatacaaaaaaatcagccgagggtcgtggcatgtgcctgtagtcccagctactcaggaggctgaggcaggagaattgcttgaacctgggaggcagaggttgcagtgagccaagatcgtgctactgcactccagcctgggcaacagagggagactccatctcaaaagaaaaaaaaaaaaccttgcagGCTCCCTGGGCCTCCTGGCCTTTCACAGAACCAGAACTCCACCCCTTTAGGCCGAGAAACCCAACTGGTTCCCCCTAGAAAATAGGTAGAAGTCAGACTCATGttaaaaagaagttttatttAGGAAGCTCCAGAGGCTGGGGTTCGGGCATGGGGTGGGAAAGGAGTGTCAACACCGCCCTCTCCTCCCGCCTAGTGCATTAATACTTGATGGGAGCATCTGACAGAAGTGAGATCAGGCAGTGGGTGGTGTCTGCACCCCACAGCGCATGTTGGCTGGAACAGCAAAGTCTGAAAGCAAGAAATCAAGGTTAAAACTAAGGGGCCTAGGCAGAGCTCCAGGCCCCACTGGAGACCCAGAAATCCTAGGAACTTTCCTCTTCAGGGAACTAGAGTTTTGGTCCTGAGCTCACTCCTTCCCTCAGACCCAGAAGTCCAGTCCCCCAGCCCcttctccctcagacccaggagtccaggcccccagcccctcctccatcagacccaggagcccaggcccccagcccctcctccctcagacccaggagtccaggctccCAGCCCCTCTTCCCCCTGACCTGGGAGTCCAAACacacagcccctcctccctcagacccggGAGTCCAagctcccagcccctcctccctcagacccgggagcccaggcccccagcccctcctccctcagacccggGAGTCCAAACCcgcagcccctcctccctcagacccggGAGTCCAAACCCACAGCCCcttctccctcagacccaggagcccAGGTACCCAGCCACTCACCTATCTGCTCAGGTTTAGGCAAGTTCAGGTTGTCCATGATTTTGACAAATTCCTCACAGCTGCGGGTGAGCCGAGGGTTCAGAGTCCTCTCCTCCTCGACGGTGGACACTGTGAACCCTAGCGgccaagggaggggaaggaaagtcAAGGAGTCCAGTGCCTCAGGCCTCTCAGAACTACATTCCCCAGGAGGCTTTGGGTGCCTCTCTGGCAGGGGTTCTTCCCAGAATATTCCTAAAGTAGCTTTCCCTCCTCCATGGGAACT
The sequence above is drawn from the Piliocolobus tephrosceles isolate RC106 unplaced genomic scaffold, ASM277652v3 unscaffolded_23368, whole genome shotgun sequence genome and encodes:
- the LOC111534360 gene encoding pleckstrin homology-like domain family B member 3 encodes the protein MGTRSRPAAGIQPPPVSECDVEVQPQGYPEESREQEAPKVLAEPSSRGGAEQQAEEEEEVGEGSSTESSRDAPEAKPPTATASTPHSSTSSGEGVPGAARRLRGQQLEALTRVALMEQRVKELQRQRKELRIEMEVEVALLRGELAGERVAARREEEQLRELLGQQAASEQRGRQQREQVCLAHRVFSSSVLPGSWMLVCSCAPELSPFPKGRHLGSRVRGRCPSWFSSSLPGHDFWGSSFVPCAFAI